The Streptomyces sp. NBC_00659 genomic interval GGGGTACCGGTCCCGGAGCTGGTGGACAGCGGGCCGTCGCTCGGCGGCAACCCCTACATCGTGATGAGCCATGTGGAGGGCGAGGTGATCCCCCGCCGCCTGCTGCGCGACGACGCTTACGCCACGGCGCGGGAGACCCTCGCGGCACAGTTCGGCGCCGTCGCCGCGCGGATCCACACGATGTCCCCCGACACCCTCGGCGGACTCGGACGGCAGGACCCGATCGCCGCCCTGCGCGCCCTGGCCGAACGCTGGGACACGCCCCGGCCGTCGGTCGAACTCGGCATCCGCTGGCTGGAGGACCACCCCGTACCCTCCGTCACCGACACCGTCGTCCACGGAGACCTGCGCAACGGCAACGCCATCGTCGGCCCCGAGGGCATCCGGGCCGTCCTGGACTGGGAACTGGTCCACCGCGGGGACCCGGTCGAGGACCTCGGATGGCTGTGCGTGAAGGCCTGGCGCTTCGGTTCGGCGCTGCCGGTCGGCGGGTTCGGCACCCGCGCACAGCTCCTCGACGGGTACGAGCAGGTGGCGGGCTGGCGCCCGACCGACGCGCAACTGCACTGGTGGGAGGTCTACAGCACGCTGCGCTGGGTGCTGATCTGCCGTCAGCAGGCCGCCGTACACCTCGAAGGCGAACAGGACTCGCTCGAACACGCCGTGATCGGCCGCAGGGTGTGCGAGGCGGAGTTCGACCTGCTGCTCGCGCTCGGGCTGACGCGGACCGAGAAGGCCGAGGACGTACTGACCGCCGTGGACGCGGCGGAGTCCGAAACGGTCGGCACGGGCGCCGCGCCCCACGACGCACCGGACGCCGACCATCTGCTCGCCGTGGTCGAGCGCACCCTCGCCCGCGGTGAGCTCGGTTCGCAGGGCAGCGGCCGCTACCTCGCCAGGGTCGCGGCCAACGCCCTGCGGATCGTACGGCGGGAGCTCCTGCTCTCGGCCGAGGTCACCGAGCGGCACCGCGGGCGGCTGGACGGCCTCGGGTTCGCGACGGAGCGGGACCTCGCCGAAGCCCTGCGCTCCGGCGCCGTGACACCTGTGAACCCCCGCGTCGTGGAAGCCGTCGTCGGGACGGTGCGGGACAAACTGCTCGTGGCCAACCCGGCGTATCTCGGCCGGCCGGACGCCCCGGAAGAGGGCTGACAGCGCGGGCCACCGGCGCGCGCGAGCGCGTGCGACGACCCTCGGTAGTCTCTACCTCCCCCGGCACCCTTCTCGAGAATGGCAGGTCAATGGCCCCCAAGTCACCTCAGAAAGCTCGGATCCTGCATGCCGCGGCGGAGCTGTTCGCCGAACACGGCTACCACGGCACCGGGATGGCCCAACTCGAGGCGGCGGTCGGGCTCCAGAGAGGCGCGCTGTACCACCACATCGGGAACAAGGAAGCCCTGCTCTTCGAGATCAGCGCCTCCCAGCTGCGTGTCATGGTCGAGATCGCGCTCGACATCGAGAAGCGCGTCGAGGACCCCGAGGAGCGCTTCAGGGAACTGGCCCGGACGCTGATGGAGAACATCGCCGACCACGTCCTCGAATGGACCGTGCACTACCGGGACTTCACCGCGCTCACGGGCCCGCTCATGGAGTCGGTGCTCGATCTGCGCAAGCAGTACGAGCAGGTGTGGCAGCGCACGCTCAACGCGGGCATCGACGCGGGGGACTTCAAGGCGATGCCCGAGTCCGTCGCGCTGAAGGGAATCCTCGGAATGTTCAACTACTCGTACGTGTGGCTGAAGAAGGACGCCGGACTCCCGCCGCGCGAGATCGCGGACCTCTTCTGCGACACATTCCTGTCCGGCATCCTGCGCTCCGCGCCGCCGGCCGGCTGAACACCACGTCGTCCGAGCGATCGAGCCGGTACGACCGCACCACAAGGAGAACGACATGTCGGACGAAGTCCTGGTCGAACGCCGTGACGGCGTGCAGATCATCACCATCAACCGGCCGCAGGCGAAGAACGCCCTGAACCTGGCCGTCGCCCGTGCCGTCGCGGACGCCGTCGACGAGCTGGACGCCTCCGACGACCTCCGGGTCGGCGTCCTGACCGGAGCCGGCGGGACGTTCTCGGCCGGGATGGACCTCAAGGCCTTCCTCAGGGGCGAGAGCCCGGCGATCGAGGGCCGGGGGCTGGCCGGCATCACCGTCACCCCGCCGAAGAAGCCGCTCATCGGCGCCGTCGAGGGCTGGGCGCTGGCCGGAGGGTTCGAGCTCGTGCTGGCCTGCGACCTGGTGGTCGCCGGCGACACGGCCAGGTTCGGCGTCCCGGAGGTGACCCGCTCCCTGGTGGCGGCCGTCGGCGGCGCACTGCTGCTGCCGCGCCGTATCCCGTACGCGATCGCCATGGAGATGCTGCTCACCGGCGATCCGATCACCGCGCAGCGTGGCGCGGAGATCGGCCTCGTCAACCGCCTGGTGCCCGAAGGCAAGGCGCTGGAGGGCGCGCTGGAGCTGGCCGCGCGGGTGGCGGCGGCCGGACCCCTGGCCGTCGCGGCCACGAAGCGGATCGCCCGCTCCAGCGCGGACTGGACGCTCGCCGAGGGCTGGGAGGAGCAGGAGCGGATCATCGCGCCGGTGTTCGTCTCCGAGGACGCGCGCGAGGGCGCCACCGCGTTCGCGGAGAAGCGCAGTCCAGTGTGGAGCGGCCGTTGAAGCGGCGGTGACTGTCGCCCGTCCGGACCCGCCCCGGCGTGTCGTGGCCGGTCGCGGGCCGTCCGGCGGCGGGCAGGTCGACGGCCCGGCCGCCGCTCCGGACGGGATCACGCCCGTCCCCGATGCCCGCGGGGCGCCGGCGCCGGCGTCAGGCGATA includes:
- a CDS encoding phosphotransferase family protein, which translates into the protein MTDREEIEARLSAVWGAPVTATVPSALPGGASRQTMRFTAEVTGRSRDLVLRRDLSGQAGAETMDLEAKVMAAAAAAGVPVPELVDSGPSLGGNPYIVMSHVEGEVIPRRLLRDDAYATARETLAAQFGAVAARIHTMSPDTLGGLGRQDPIAALRALAERWDTPRPSVELGIRWLEDHPVPSVTDTVVHGDLRNGNAIVGPEGIRAVLDWELVHRGDPVEDLGWLCVKAWRFGSALPVGGFGTRAQLLDGYEQVAGWRPTDAQLHWWEVYSTLRWVLICRQQAAVHLEGEQDSLEHAVIGRRVCEAEFDLLLALGLTRTEKAEDVLTAVDAAESETVGTGAAPHDAPDADHLLAVVERTLARGELGSQGSGRYLARVAANALRIVRRELLLSAEVTERHRGRLDGLGFATERDLAEALRSGAVTPVNPRVVEAVVGTVRDKLLVANPAYLGRPDAPEEG
- a CDS encoding TetR/AcrR family transcriptional regulator, encoding MAPKSPQKARILHAAAELFAEHGYHGTGMAQLEAAVGLQRGALYHHIGNKEALLFEISASQLRVMVEIALDIEKRVEDPEERFRELARTLMENIADHVLEWTVHYRDFTALTGPLMESVLDLRKQYEQVWQRTLNAGIDAGDFKAMPESVALKGILGMFNYSYVWLKKDAGLPPREIADLFCDTFLSGILRSAPPAG
- a CDS encoding crotonase/enoyl-CoA hydratase family protein, which codes for MSDEVLVERRDGVQIITINRPQAKNALNLAVARAVADAVDELDASDDLRVGVLTGAGGTFSAGMDLKAFLRGESPAIEGRGLAGITVTPPKKPLIGAVEGWALAGGFELVLACDLVVAGDTARFGVPEVTRSLVAAVGGALLLPRRIPYAIAMEMLLTGDPITAQRGAEIGLVNRLVPEGKALEGALELAARVAAAGPLAVAATKRIARSSADWTLAEGWEEQERIIAPVFVSEDAREGATAFAEKRSPVWSGR